The following is a genomic window from Luteitalea sp..
AGCACGGCGTGCGGGTCACGGTGTGCGCCGAACTCTTGGAACTTCATGAATCCCAGCAGACGCGCGTCGAGCGCCGTATCACCGCAGGTCATGACACTTGTCGCCGAGCGCAGCTCGTAGCGTCCCAGAAACGGGCTTCCAGGCTGGACGGAGGACGGGCCGCACAACGTGGGACCTTCCGGGGCAGGAGACGCGTGCCGGCAGTGCGACGCTTGGCCATGGAGGGCGCATATCGCCGGCCCACGAGACGTCCCGTGCTCATAACGTCGCGCACGCCCCACGCGTCGTTGAGCCTCGCCGTGACGTCGTAGCCAGGTGTGTAGTAGCCATCGGCATTGCGGTCTGGACAGCTCGCATGCTTACCCTCCTCCACGAGAATGCACAGCGGGAAGCGCGTGTCGGCGCCAACGTCGAGCGTATTCGAATACCAGAACAGGCCGTGGGCTAGGCCGGTCGCGCGCGTCACCCGGATCTGCCGACAGCCGGACGGCAACAGGTCGAACTCGACCTGGAGCTCGACCGCCTCCAGATCGTGAGGGTGGGCACCGAGGCCGATGTCCTCGGGATAGTAAGAAAAGAACTTCAAGGCGAGGCTGCGCACCCGGTCAAAGTACGTCCGCTCTTCGTCGTGAGGCACCCGACCAAGGCCGATGCCGCGTTGACGTACCTGCATGGCCTGGTAATACACGACAGCGCGCTCCGACGGCTCATCACAGGGAAGCGCTGCTGGGATCGGAATGCCCGCTTGACGGAGCGGTTCATCCGGAGAAAACCACAGGATGGGTGCGACGATGGCGGCAATGTCCGCCAGGCTGCCCGGCGCTGTCGCTCCGCGCCAGACGATGCCAGGAGTGGCGTCCGCCTCGGCTGGAGATGGACATGTGCAGGAGCTCGGCGAACCAGTAGCCGGATGCACTGGTGCTCGCGGATCGGCGAGGATGCTGGCAGTCCGGGGCACGACCCGGCTCTGGGCACTAGCGGACGGAGCCGCGTGAAGAACGCCACAGACCGCCGCGACAGTGCCGCACTGCCGAGCGACGAACCTGAGCGCCGTGACGAGTAGCGCCCTGCGGACGTTGCTTACCTCGTTCTGGTCTGACTGTATGTGCGACATCACTTCGCGCCCGTGGCATAACGGCGTCAGCATCGTTAAGAGAGAGTGTGTTGTTGACGATCGAATCGGCTCAGTAGTCAGATGCGCGCAATCTTCGGCTTCACGGCGTCTGCACTCACGTGACACTCCTTCTGCCCCGACTGGGACATCACTGTCGATGTCGTTCCCGGTACGATCCTTCAGCGGAACACGCGTCCGAGAAATTCCCTTGCTCGACGACCTGTTGCCCCGGCGGCTCCGCGACGCGCTTGCGCAACTTGATCGCGAAGTCAAAAAGGCTCTACGCGGCGGCCGCTCTTGCTGCCTAAGAAGCTCGCTTCAACTACGATCTCTCCTTTAGGAGATGTTTAGGAGATGTCTAGGTTGCAGAGTATGCGACCGTGAACCTTGTTCGGTGGTGTCTGGACCGCTCGGCTTCATCGAGCAGCGCCACCGCGAGATCTTCCATGGAAATCCTCGAGAGGCCCTGGGGATCGACCAGTAGCTCGTCGGCGCCGAGCCGGTAGCGGCCGGTGCGCTCTCCCGGCCTCAGCAACGCGGGCGGGCTCAGATAGGCCCAATCCACCCCGGTCTCGGCGCGGCAGGCGTCGAGTTGGTCGCAGCACGCGAGCGCGATGTCCCGCCAGGCAGGGGGGACGTATCTCGGATCGTCCACAACGATCCCGCCCGTGTCCGGCACGGTCAGGCTGCCGGCGCCGCCCACAAGCAGCAGCCGCACCCTGGTCCGCGCGAGTCCGGCCAGCAGCGCCTTGGCGGTCGCGACGAGCTCCTGCTCATGGCCGGGCGCCGGGCGGGTCGCGCTGATCACGAGATCTTGGCCGGTGCTC
Proteins encoded in this region:
- a CDS encoding NAD(P)H-binding protein, which encodes MRITVFGAAGSVGSRVVAEALSRGHEVTAIVRDPARFPDLPAAANARAGDAADVEDVIELSTGQDLVISATRPAPGHEQELVATAKALLAGLARTRVRLLLVGGAGSLTVPDTGGIVVDDPRYVPPAWRDIALACCDQLDACRAETGVDWAYLSPPALLRPGERTGRYRLGADELLVDPQGLSRISMEDLAVALLDEAERSRHHRTRFTVAYSAT